The genomic window CTACATGTCCTGCTCGAGGACAAGTTGTTGACAAATCCAGATACCAAAACTCCACCACAGGACCCTTCTCAAAGCAAATACCAAAATTCAAGATTCTCATGGGAAGCAAGAACACATCCCTAACACCCTAAGTGTCCGGGTTCCCCTCTGTacccagtttgagaaacactgccacCAGCTGGACAGGCCAGCCCACTGCAGCACAAGCCTAGAGGTGCTTGCAGAGCTACCTGTGGGCAGTAGGAAGGAAATGGACACAGGAGGTGGGACTCTGGGGCCATCTACCTGCTCAGCCCTTGGGCATGACCTTGAGCATGGGTGGGTCTCAGAGCCATTGGGGGATCCTGGCCTCTTGCAGCTGATCCAGACTGAGCTGGAGGAGGAGCCAGAGGAGCACAGCCCCGGTCAGGGCAGCCTGCGCTTCCGCCATAAGCCGCCAACAGAGCTCAAGGGGCCTGACGGGATCCACGCGGTGCACGGCAGCACGGGCACTCTGCTGGCCACTGACCTTAACAGCCTGCCCGAGGACGACCAGAAGGGCCTGGGTCGCTCACTGGAGACGCTGACCACAGCTGAAGCCAGTGCCTTTGAGCGCAACGCCCGCACAGAGTCGGCCAAATCTACACCCCTGCACAAGCTTCGTGATGTGATCCTGGAGAGCCCCCTGGAGATCACAGAGCTATGACCAGACGGGAGCCTCGCCGGTGTGAGCAGCACCTGCCCCCATCTctcccagggcagggcagagcaggacCACAGTGtgggcccctccccaggctggctCTGGGCGCACGACCTCGGGCTGGCCTGGTGGCAACCCGCACCAGCTGCTCAGATTCCACTTCTGCCAGATGCCCATTCAGCACCTGACCTCTATCTtcataaaatttgttatttttttaagaaaaccaaacaaaaatgttAAGCATCTAAGGACACAGGTAAGGAGGGTCACCAGGGGCTCAGGAGCGTGAGGACCAACTCAGCCCAGGCTGAGCTCTTAAGAGGCCAAGCGgggcctcttcccctcccctccccccgactTTCAGACCAGAAGAGGGAGGCCCAGAGCTGGAGTACCCTGCCTGGCCTTGGCTccctgacttcagttcaagtcccAATGCATTTCTAGCACATCCCCAGCTGGACATCCAGCTAGGGGCTGACAGTGATCCCTGCCTCCCCACATGGACATGGTCAACGTCGGCGAACCGCATTCTCTACATTTCACTGGCTTCCCAAACGTGCCCGGCTCCTAAAGAGAAATGACTGGTGTTCTCTTGGGTTctgaatgtgtttgtgtgtattccttttttaaattaagttattcCCTTAACATTTTCCCCTTGATTTTGTTTAACTGGTACTCACTGAACGTTTCTGGAATGGtctgaattttaaataagaaaagcaactCACAAGGAATCAGTAATTCAATTCATTCAATTAGCTCTGGCTCTGGTAAACTACCCTCCCTTGGGTTGGcccagggaaggggggagggtgaAGGGCAAGGCAGATCTGGGCCTGACTTTCAGGGGTTCCTTTGACCCACTGCGACCCTGGGCCAATCAGAGAGGAGCCAAGTAGGATTTCTTTGCCCACTCTGCTTGCCTCCTGTGGCCAAGTGGGGCTACAGGACTGCTGGACACCCACAGGTCAGAAACCAAACTCCCCTGGCTGGGGTGTTATGGAAGCACTCAGGCTCAGGTCTGGTTAAcagactttatttattattaaatcacAGAAACTTTAgtgcaaaacaaaccaaaaaagtcaTTAAGTCCATTTAATAGCAACTTCGTATCTCGCTGTCTCCTGGCAACTAGAAGTGGAAAAGAGGAGCCCAAACGGAGAGGAAGCAGGGCGGCAGCTGAGGCCCCTGGACAGCACACCCAGCAGACCCTCTACCTGAAAGCCAAAGGCTTAGGAGCTGGTCATCCACGTTTATTTGAAGGTCAGAAAGAACATCTTCGAAATGAGGattggagcagagagagcaaaGGCAGGCCCTGGGCAGCAGTACGGACGCACAAAAAAGCAAGGCTTCCACGGCCACGCAAACACAAAAGCAAGAGGTGGTCACCACTGTCCACGCTCACACACAAAAGCAGACCCACAGGACCTCCACGTGGAGCTAGCAGATTACATTCAGGCAGGTTTGCCCCTCCCACCCAAACCCACAGAACCCCAAACAAGGCATCACCAGCAAAGACACAGGAAAGCTGAAAGGAAGGTCGACACAAACCTAAGCCTCACCCAGGTCTCCTGAGCAGCTGCTTCCTAAATCCTCCCTATGGTGAAAACACGGTTTTAAAAAGCCTAATTATTCTGAGCCTCTAATCTTTCTTATAAAACTGCCTTTGTTTTGCTGCTATGAATAGCAGCCAATCGGCCCAGAAGAGGGGCGGTCCCCGCATGGGGTAGGCAGAGGGCTCAGAACAAGGCCCGGGCCGGGACCCACCACAAGGGCAGGCTGAAAGACTCCCGGCACACAGGACATCCTCACCTGTCTAGGCAAAGGAAAGGGACACTGAAGCGGCTATGGGTGGCAGAGGGCGAGACGCCTCCCCCACTGACGGCAATGCTACAATCAGGAGACaggaaatggggggaggggaaagggggtccTATTTTTATAACAGAGTCGACAGATCTGTGTTCACTGCCCCCAGACACACAAGTAGGAAAAGATGCTGCAGTTTCTCCAAGGAACATCCCTTCTAGTTCCACACGTGACGTTTGCAATGCTCGACAGCCTGACAGGAGAGAGGAAACTGCGTTTAGCCTTCATGTGACAAATTCCACCCCTGGCCCATTAGTGCATCAGACATCACCCAAAACTGGGACCAGCTGTCTTGTCCTGAGTCAGCTAGACAGCGCCTCATTTAAAACTGGGGAGCGCGTGTCCACCCCAGTGTTGGGGACTCCTGAGGCAAGCATCTAGGGCAGCAGCTACAAAGCACTTGCATGTTTTCCAGATGAGCACCCATGCACGTAGGGCCCAGGTCCCCTCCCATCTGATTACACTCGGAGTCCTGGCACTCAGCAGGTGGCACGGAGGGGCCCCCAGGGCAAAACTCCCCACCCAACTGGGTGCACACCAGCTCTGGCCCGGAGGGCAATGGCCCCTCGGACACATCTGCCCGGAACAGCAGCAAGAGCCTACTCCTCTACTGACTGTGCTGTGGGCCAGGCCTGGAGGAACAAGGAGCCCCTTGTGGCCGGGATGGGCGTCGCCAAACTGATGCAACCACACCAGCACAGTCATGCCCCATGGTCACGAGGAACCCGCTCAAGGAAGAAAAAGTTGCACAAAGGAACATTAGGTAACCAACTGGTCCACACACGTCTCCACCCAAGAAAGCAGCGTGCGGCACCGCCGGCGGCTGTGCGGTCAAGTCAGCGCCACAGCACCCTGCAACACCTGGGTGGTGCCAGCTCTCAGGACCATTCGAGAACAGCCGTCTGGCCTCAGGTGAAGATTCAGGCCGGGCTTAAGACCCACCCAAGGGATAGGACTTGTGCAATCTCAGGGGTGGCCTCATGTGAATATGAGCCTGACCCTGTCACAGGAGAATTAAAGCCAAGAACAAGAAAGCAGAAGCACAAAATACTGAAGCACACCCCCACCCTTCTCAAGGGCAAGAGCTCAGTCTTCCTGCCTTTACTGGGCCAAGACAGATAAGCCTAATCGCTCCCCTGGGCCTCAGatatcccccaccccctggaCATGAAGGCAGGGCAGAGAGCTGACCGCAGAGGGGCCTACTGACACAGGACTGTCGTGGGAGCTGCCCAAATGACAAGGCAGGCCTGCGGAGCACTCGCTAGGCTACTCACATTGCACTGGGTCGCCGCCTCCATGCTCTGGCACCAGTAGCTAGGGCCCCAGACACACTTCTCAGTTCCCAGGAGAGGCTTACGGACTGCAGGGCAGGCTCCGATTTTCTATACAGTGAAAAAAGGGGAAATGGAGGAGGAAAGAATTAGATCCGCTCTACCGATCCTTTCCAAAACCAGAGATCACCGGCTTTTAGAAGCAGCTACAATCAGAGCTCCGACATGTGCTTCCAAAAAGTCAGCACTGCCGAGTGAAGTGCTGCAGGCCTAGAAtgtcctcccacccccctgcccgaGACTCTGCCGCAACCTCAGAGGAGCCCTTCCATGCAGAGCCACCCAGAGGAACTTACCAAGCACACGAAGGAAGGGTCCATCACCTCCACCAGGACTTCGATCAGCACGGGCTCATACTCAGTCACAAACTGATCGCACTGTTAGGTAAACACAGATGCACACCCAGGTCTAAGGGTGTCCACACAGAGTGGGGGCACAAAAGGAGGGGCGCCACGCATGTTCTTCCAAAAGAATTCCTGCCACTGCCAACCCAGGACCCCCTTCCCAGATGCCCACCCACCCACACTCAGCCTCATCACACCTGCTCCTGTTATCTCTCCCAGTGGCTCCCCCTGAGCCAACAGACTGCCTCTAAGAAACAGCTAGCTTTTCCCCCCAAAAACCTCAATCACAGGTACAATCAATGAGCTACCCCAGCCTTTGCGCTCTCCAGGCAGGTTCTGACATTCTGGGCCAAAGCAGCCAGGGGCATACCTGCTTCTGGTATGGGTCAGGCAGGAAGCTGCAGCCTTTCTCAAGAGCAGCCAGGATCTCCTGCTTTGTGCTGTTTTTCTCCAGGTTGTGGTCCAAATAGCTCACCAGCTTCTTGCATACCTCACAGAAGCCACCATCCTTTGGCTGAATCACGCGTACTACGCACAGGGAGCACAGGCTGAGTACTGGCAGGGCCCTTCCAAGCCGAGGGGCCAGCCAGCCACACCCTCACCCTACTCACCAGGCAGCACAGGCAGCCCCTGGGTGGAGCAGAGATGGAGCACGCTGCACACCACTTCAGGGCTCACCTCCTGCAGGAGGATGGACAGGATGGAGGAGCCATAAGTCTCCACCACCTCTTGGCACTCTTCAGACAAGGATACAGGCAATTTTGAGCACACGTTACCCAAAGTGTGAATTATTTCTTCCTGAAACACAAAACAAGAGGATCGTATCAGAAGATAGAGAGGCTGGACAGGCCTAGGAAAGATTCTCAGTAATACTAACATGACCAGGAAACCAGCCAACAGCAAGatgctctctcctccccaaaAAGACAAGACCTATGAAACAGGCCCGACCCCAGCCCAGAGGGATCCACTGGTGCGCAGGGGGTATGCAGATTCCCAGGGCTGGCGTCCACTGCCAGCGATGGCTGAGTCCACCTCTTCGGCCGCTTCTGCCTTTGGGGAACGGGGGTACTCTAGCATTCTAGAAATGCACATACCTCGGTTTTGTTGTTGTCAATCAGCTTGACCACCTCCTTCACCACGTACTCACACATCTCGCACAGAACACTAGCCTTCGCCTGGACCATGTCCTTCTGTTGAAAGGGGAGGACAGCACTTTAATGCTGAGATCCTCACCTCCCCCTGGGCCCTGCTGCTCTAAAGGGAAAGGGACACCCTATGGCCAGGAACAAGAGATTGTCACCCAAAAGGTGGCTTCCTCCCAGTGTCCAAGTTCCTGTCCCTGCTGGTTTTACATGGTGGGAGACCCATCCCTTTGCACAATCCTCTACCACCACCACATCCTGCCACGCACCCCACAAAAACCAGTAACCCATACTTCAGAAGACAGAAGCAGTGAAAACATCCCCCAACCCCAAAGAGCTGCCTGCATGATGTATCTGGTCACAATCATTTCATCATTCCGCAGTCATTTGgggaaggtggatggggggagCAGGAGAGTGAGGACTCACTTCCTGTCTACTGTTTAGAAGACAAAGCTTTAAACACATTTCAGGTCTGCCCCTAAGTGTCAAGTCTCCTTATACCCGAGACTGCTTTCCTACAGCCCGCCTTTAGTAAAGTAATGCTGCTGAGTAGAGCTTTCTAGGACAGGAGGAACGCTCTCCCCCTCTGCTGTCCAGCAGAGCAGCACGAGCCACATGTGTCTACTGAGCGCCTGAAATGTGGCTAGGGTAACCAAGGAACTGATTTTATGTAAACgtgtagccacatgtggctagaaTACAAGCTGTGAAACTCCCCTTCATTTTCTCTGGCCAGTAATCCAGTCAGCAAGATGGGGCAGGTGGAAGcgcttcccccaccccatctgaCTTCGTAAACCTGTGGTCCACACGCTGCACATGctgagggaggacagaggagggagatGAGACAGCCAAAGGTCAAGTGCCATGGCAACTTCagaagtgtgtgcatgtgccatGTGATAAAACGTCACGTGGCCCGGACCCTTTTAAGAACTAAACTGCAAGCCCAATGAACACTAGGACAATTTTGTTCGCCACTCCAGGTCAACAGTTTCAGGATTCCATCTCTAACACACTGCTGGACCCATAACAAGTGATGAATGTAAGCTGATTCTGGAAAACGGTGGATCTTTACTGAGTGAAGGGTACCACGGAAACGAAAGCAGACACCCACGCATGCACGGCAGTACACCGAGAAGCTTCTGCATGAGCCCTGGGGTGTTCTGGGAGTATCAGGTTTGCACTGCGGCAACAGTGGGCAAGGTGGAGGGACACGAACATACTAGAAAAAGCTAGACGTGCTACACATGCAGGCTGATCCTGTGAAGCACTCAGGTttataactaaagaaataaacgcactcagggctgggagaggggtaCTGCACTGGTAGAGGGGACAGCAGAAACTACTGAATGGTCTCAAACTCAAACACCTTTAGCAGCCAAGCAGGGAACCAAAAAAGCATGAGCCTCACAGAACGTGGTATAATGTGGAGTGGCCTGGGAGTTGCACAGCCCTCGCCAGTACAAAACGAGTGACACCAGGTACCTTAATGGGCTCCACCAGTTCCAAGGCAGGGATGACGTTCTCGGAGACCACTTTGGCAGGGACCAGAGTCTGCATGGGCACCTCCTTCACTTGTTCACAGAACCCAACCAGGCCACATATCTCCTTGGGTTGCTAAAGAAGGCACAGAAAAAGCAGTCACATGCAGGcctgcacccaccacccccctcagTTCCACTCTCTAAACACAAAGGGTGGAGTGCTAGGGGGGCACCCTGGTCACAGCATCAAGCCTGACTGCCAAACAGGCAAGATTCCTCATTGAACCTGAAGGGACTCCCACGAGTGCGGATGCACCGGTTTCACGCAGGGAGGAGGCCACGCAAAGCTGAGGGGAGAGCAGACAGAACCACATCCCTGCTCCAACCAGAGAGTGCCCCAGGAAAGCGAGACTTCTGGTGCCTGTTCCCTTTTACAGGCAAACAAATCCTCCTCCAAGCACAGCTGGTCTGCTCTAGAACCTGTTTCTCGCTCGAGCTGGTTCACTCTCAGTAGGAAATAAGCCGCATGTTCTTTCTAGAGGAAGAACCGCCATGCCCATAAACTAAAAAAGCCAAAAATCTTGGAAATAAGACCACACTTTATCTTTCGGTGGCAGgaccatttaaagaagaaatggatgGCTTTTTCAAAACTGCATTCTATTTTCACAACTGCATAAACACAGTACACACAAAAACCCAAGGTCCCAAAGCAATCAATTCTTTCAGGTCATAGATGCTCCAGATCAATCCCCTTTCCCACCCAGACAGCAAACCACAGAGAACTTGTAATTTGGACATCTTGACCGTTTCACGATGATGATGGCCAAGAGTGAGGAAAGTATACACACTCTGTATCCTTTGTGAACCAAATGCAACCAGCAACAAGCTCTGGGCCTGACAGCGATTGCCTCCCACCACCAAACCATAAAGCGTCAGGACAGGACTGCTAAAACGAGCGGTTTTGCAAAAGAGCTAGACTGTGGCTGTTGTTCACCTTGTTTTAGTATCGAGAAGTCTTCAGAATTAAGATTAGGGAAGTCTGAAATGTATCCTAAATACCCTGTCTTTGGCACACTTTAAGTATGGGGAGAGAAACTAGAATGGGGCCAAAGACAAAGCAAGCtttttagaaaaaagacaaagattcaAGAGGTATGTGGCTGCTTTGTCTCAGATGAGCTCTGTTCTACTAACTCCCTGGGGCAACAAGTATTTCAGCCAAAGTACTCTCCCATGAGACTTCAAAATACCTTTGAAAAATCTTTATTCCTACAGAGAAATGCCAGTGCTCAGAAGGGGGTACTGCCTCAGTAAGAATGGTCTGGGGACTTGGTCCCCATATTATGCCACCAGTGGCCTGGCTCTTGAGCCATCTGATATGGTTCTAGGATCTGCAGGACCCCATCACCCAGAGGGGCAGAAGCCACAATCAAGAGACTGTTTCCAAGTCTCTGGATCCAACAGACAGGAATAGTCTgctcactatttgcaaatgatttgcTCATGCAGCAGAAGCatttctgaggtgatgaaaaaCAGGACTAAAGACATGCAATGCCCTTCAGTCATCACAGAAACAAGGTGTCCCACTGGAAGTCAGGCCTACAATTAAGGAAACAGTCATCTCCGGGGTCACCTATGGTTCCCCATCATCACATTGGTGGCATGCACATGGCCAGCTGGGTGCTGGTTTTTAACCAGAGTCCAAGCCCTGCTCGCTTCCTTTTCTGGCCCCTTGAAGGGGAGAGGAGACCCCCCCAAATCACAGGGGAGAAATGCAGAAGCTCCCCCACCAGCCTATGTATTAACACAGGtcatgccattaaaaaaaagattgagcaAAATTAACTACAAGAAGCAGCAGACCACTACTACAAGCAAATCCCCCATCACATACCTGATCCTGCTGTTgaacaaaaaaacaggaaatcggagatgaaaataagagaaaggaaaggacacaacagttaagaaaaaattaaaataacaacatcAGTTAACCGAGGTTGTAAGGATGTCACCAGAAGTTCAGGGGAAACCTTGCAGTCACAAATCAGCAACCTACCTTGTTCCTATTATTTCAGGGGGCCCTGAAAGTTATTGTGGCCCTCAAGGGACAGAGCACACTGTCCAGCTTGTGTGTGCACTGTCCCCATGCTCCCACCACACCAAATCATGCTCAAAAACACAGGGCAACAGGTCCCAGGAAATGCCAGGTGATGAGGAGTTCTCCATCCTCAGAAGCCTCAGTCCACAGTGCCTGCAAGGCCTTCCCCTCAGGTGGTAAGCAGCAAAGTGGGATAAGACACAGGAGTGCCCAAATC from Acinonyx jubatus isolate Ajub_Pintada_27869175 chromosome D2, VMU_Ajub_asm_v1.0, whole genome shotgun sequence includes these protein-coding regions:
- the PSAP gene encoding prosaposin translates to MYSLFLLASCLGAALASPVLGLKECTRGSAVWCQNVKTAAECGAVKHCLQTIWNKPTVKSLPCDICKDVITAAGDMLKDNATEQEILVYLERTCDWLPNQNLSASCKEMVDTYLPVILDMIKGQMSHPGEVCSALNLCESLQKHLAELNHQKQLESNKIPELDVAEVVAPFMANIPLLLYPQDGPHSEPQPKAGGDVCQDCIQMVTDIQNAVRTNSTFVEALVDHAKEQCDLLGPGMADMCKNYINQYSDIAVQMMMHMQPKEICGLVGFCEQVKEVPMQTLVPAKVVSENVIPALELVEPIKKDMVQAKASVLCEMCEYVVKEVVKLIDNNKTEEEIIHTLGNVCSKLPVSLSEECQEVVETYGSSILSILLQEVSPEVVCSVLHLCSTQGLPVLPVRVIQPKDGGFCEVCKKLVSYLDHNLEKNSTKQEILAALEKGCSFLPDPYQKQCDQFVTEYEPVLIEVLVEVMDPSFVCLKIGACPAVRKPLLGTEKCVWGPSYWCQSMEAATQCNAVEHCKRHVWN